One region of Thiomonas intermedia genomic DNA includes:
- a CDS encoding DEAD/DEAH box helicase, whose protein sequence is MSFQDLGLIEPIVRAVAEQGYTEPTPIQQQAIPVVLAGHDLLAAAQTGTGKTAGFTLPLLQRLGGGESARNAKGRAIPRALILTPTRELAAQVHENLAAYGRHLKLQSMTMYGGVGMQPQINALARGMDIVVATPGRLLDHHGQRHIDLSAVQMLVLDEADRMLDMGFVHDMRRIVALLPKQRQNLLFSATFSDDIKRLAGDFLVNPQQVSVARQNATADLVEQIVFPVDRDRKRDMLVHLIRERNWEQTLVFTRTKHGANRLAEQLDKDGLKATGFHGNKTQSARLRALADFKSGKLQVLVATDIAARGIDIDQLPVVVNYELPNIPEDYVHRIGRTGRAGSTGQAVSLVCVDELGFLRDIEKLVRNPISQQVIPGFEPDPNAKAQPIVMGRTVLHGGERRGGAGGQGQRRQGAGGPGAGQGAKRGDGRPGQARSSQAPANAKPQGQRQSGAGAKSATGNLPPERRADSWQSTPWVELDLPPHMRNGQGRGRRPSGGGQNAGFGGQRRQGGGQRSR, encoded by the coding sequence ATGTCTTTTCAAGATCTGGGCCTGATCGAGCCCATCGTGCGCGCTGTTGCCGAACAAGGCTACACCGAGCCCACACCCATTCAACAACAAGCCATTCCCGTCGTCCTTGCCGGCCATGACCTGCTCGCGGCCGCGCAGACCGGCACCGGCAAGACCGCGGGCTTCACCCTGCCGCTGCTGCAGCGTCTGGGCGGCGGCGAGTCTGCGCGCAACGCCAAGGGCCGCGCCATTCCCCGCGCGCTCATCCTCACGCCCACCCGCGAACTCGCCGCGCAGGTGCATGAAAACCTCGCCGCGTATGGCCGACATCTCAAACTGCAGAGCATGACCATGTACGGCGGCGTCGGCATGCAGCCGCAGATCAACGCCCTGGCACGCGGCATGGACATCGTGGTGGCCACGCCAGGCCGCCTGCTCGACCATCATGGTCAGCGCCATATCGACCTGTCGGCCGTGCAGATGCTGGTGCTCGACGAAGCCGACCGCATGCTCGACATGGGCTTCGTGCACGACATGCGCCGCATCGTCGCCCTGCTGCCCAAGCAGCGCCAGAACCTGCTGTTCTCGGCCACGTTCTCGGACGACATCAAGCGCCTGGCCGGAGACTTCCTGGTCAACCCGCAACAGGTTTCGGTCGCCCGCCAGAACGCCACGGCCGATCTGGTCGAACAGATCGTGTTTCCGGTGGACCGCGACCGCAAGCGCGACATGCTGGTGCACCTCATCCGTGAACGCAACTGGGAACAGACGCTGGTGTTCACGCGCACCAAGCATGGCGCCAACCGTCTCGCCGAGCAGCTCGACAAGGACGGTCTCAAGGCCACCGGCTTTCACGGCAACAAGACGCAGTCGGCCCGGCTGCGCGCGCTGGCCGATTTCAAGAGCGGCAAGCTGCAAGTGCTCGTCGCCACCGACATCGCCGCGCGCGGCATCGACATCGATCAGCTGCCCGTGGTGGTGAACTACGAGCTGCCCAACATTCCCGAGGACTATGTGCACCGCATCGGCCGCACCGGCCGTGCCGGCAGCACCGGCCAGGCGGTTTCGCTGGTCTGCGTGGACGAACTCGGTTTCCTGCGCGACATCGAAAAACTGGTGCGCAACCCCATTTCGCAGCAGGTCATTCCCGGCTTCGAACCCGATCCCAACGCCAAGGCCCAGCCCATCGTCATGGGCCGCACCGTGCTGCATGGCGGCGAACGCCGCGGCGGTGCGGGCGGTCAGGGCCAGCGCCGCCAGGGTGCTGGTGGACCTGGCGCAGGCCAGGGGGCCAAGCGCGGCGACGGCCGCCCCGGTCAAGCGCGTTCCTCGCAGGCGCCCGCCAACGCCAAACCTCAGGGCCAGCGCCAGTCGGGCGCTGGCGCCAAGTCGGCGACCGGCAATCTGCCGCCCGAGCGCCGTGCCGATTCCTGGCAGAGCACGCCCTGGGTCGAGCTCGATCTGCCGCCTCATATGCGCAACGGCCAGGGCCGTGGACGCCGCCCCTCAGGGGGTGGACAGAACGCCGGCTTCGGCGGCCAGCGCCGCCAGGGCGGTGGTCAGCGCAGCCGCTGA
- a CDS encoding DUF3817 domain-containing protein produces MFKSPLHHLSVMALVEGSSLIALVLLAVPLKYAADWPVGVKIIGPIHGALFIWATIALVVTLSRGQLSPLRSLGVLLASLIPFGGLWSHRMMRRQLDKAPAAAV; encoded by the coding sequence ATGTTCAAGTCCCCTCTTCATCATCTCAGCGTCATGGCGCTGGTCGAAGGATCGTCGCTCATCGCCCTGGTGCTGCTGGCCGTGCCGCTGAAGTACGCGGCCGATTGGCCCGTCGGGGTGAAGATCATCGGGCCGATTCACGGCGCCCTGTTCATCTGGGCCACCATCGCATTGGTGGTGACGCTCTCGCGCGGGCAGCTCTCGCCCTTGCGCAGCCTGGGCGTGCTGCTCGCTTCGCTCATTCCGTTCGGCGGGCTGTGGTCGCACCGCATGATGCGCCGCCAGCTCGACAAGGCGCCCGCCGCGGCAGTCTGA
- a CDS encoding LEA type 2 family protein encodes MSWSMRVWRVVLHALMSALLFAWAPAWAQPIGSAPEVSIRSVDSVALQGATAILDLTLNIRNTGGLALPLQKLRFQLQFNGLEVAQGVSTAPVTIAAQQQAQVPVQVVVNSTILLGLIATLPPDGMVRYVILGTAEIGQTMLQIPFTHSGAVQLALQ; translated from the coding sequence GTGTCGTGGTCGATGCGGGTCTGGCGGGTTGTGCTGCATGCGCTGATGAGCGCGCTGCTTTTCGCCTGGGCGCCAGCTTGGGCGCAGCCCATCGGCTCGGCCCCGGAGGTGTCGATCCGCAGCGTGGACAGTGTGGCGCTGCAAGGGGCCACCGCCATCCTCGATCTCACCCTCAACATCCGCAACACGGGCGGTCTGGCGTTGCCGCTGCAGAAACTTCGATTCCAGCTTCAGTTCAACGGTCTGGAGGTGGCGCAGGGGGTGAGTACCGCGCCGGTCACCATCGCCGCGCAACAGCAGGCCCAGGTGCCCGTGCAGGTCGTCGTGAACAGCACGATCCTGCTCGGCCTCATCGCCACCCTGCCGCCCGATGGCATGGTGCGCTACGTGATTCTGGGGACGGCCGAGATCGGCCAGACCATGCTGCAGATTCCCTTCACCCACAGCGGGGCGGTGCAACTGGCGCTGCAGTAG
- a CDS encoding adenine phosphoribosyltransferase → MNVIDYLRQHIRTVPDWPSPGVQFRDITPLLQNPRVFRVLIDQFVHRYMAPDLRPDVVAGIDARGFILGAVIAYELNIGFVPIRKKGKLPFATVSEEYELEYGSATVEIHTDAVRPGDCVLLIDDLIATGGTMMAGKRLLEKLGASVIEGAAIVDLPELGGSQLLRDAGLPLFTLVDYAGH, encoded by the coding sequence ATGAATGTCATCGACTATCTGCGCCAACACATCCGCACCGTGCCCGACTGGCCTTCGCCCGGCGTGCAGTTCCGCGACATCACACCGCTGCTGCAGAACCCGCGGGTGTTCCGCGTGCTCATCGACCAGTTCGTGCATCGCTACATGGCCCCCGATCTGCGCCCGGACGTGGTGGCCGGCATCGATGCGCGCGGCTTCATTCTCGGCGCCGTCATCGCCTACGAACTGAACATCGGCTTCGTGCCCATCCGCAAGAAGGGCAAGCTGCCCTTCGCCACGGTGTCCGAGGAATACGAACTCGAATACGGCAGCGCCACCGTGGAGATCCACACCGATGCCGTGCGCCCCGGCGACTGCGTGCTGCTCATCGACGACCTCATCGCCACCGGCGGCACCATGATGGCCGGCAAACGCCTGCTCGAAAAGCTCGGGGCCAGCGTGATCGAGGGGGCGGCCATCGTCGATCTGCCCGAACTCGGCGGATCGCAACTGCTGCGCGACGCGGGGCTGCCGCTGTTCACCCTGGTGGACTACGCAGGGCATTGA
- a CDS encoding MFS transporter, with the protein MSTIPAQPNAAAISPEAPVVGARPGHHGAPTIAARIDRLPPSKTVRNMVILLSLGGLFEFYDLFLTTYIAPGLFKSGVFTATTKGLFGFEGIASFVAALFLGLWVGTLFVSWLSDRYGRRVVYTWALLWYCIATLIMAFQHTAMSIDIWRFIASIGIGLEMVNIDTYVSELAPQAKRGTYFALNQFITFSAVPVVAFLGWLLVPHQIAGLDGWRWVAIFGALGAIVIWFIRLRLPESPRWLEDKGRHHAADAILSRIEQRVERETGRPLPEPKAFVGDVDPVKPRWGEMWEGVYRKRTVMLILFNILQTVGYYGFASWAPTYLIAKGFDIPKSLLYTFIIAFAYPISSLIGASFGDRFERKWLIAVPALGVALFGLLFANANGATAIIVFGIAVAFFNNIMSYAYHAYQSELYPTRIRARAVGFVYSFSRISAVFSGFVIADLLKTSGDVGVFTFIAAAMVGVALVIVIMGPRVTKRRLEDIAR; encoded by the coding sequence ATGAGCACCATCCCGGCACAGCCCAACGCGGCGGCGATTTCCCCCGAAGCCCCCGTCGTGGGCGCACGCCCAGGGCATCACGGCGCGCCGACCATCGCGGCGCGCATTGACCGGCTTCCCCCTTCGAAGACCGTGCGCAACATGGTCATTCTGCTTTCCCTCGGGGGGCTGTTCGAGTTCTACGATCTGTTCCTGACGACCTACATCGCGCCTGGCTTGTTCAAGAGCGGCGTGTTCACCGCGACGACCAAGGGACTGTTCGGCTTCGAGGGCATCGCCAGTTTTGTCGCGGCACTATTCCTCGGTCTTTGGGTGGGCACGCTGTTCGTGAGCTGGCTCTCGGATCGCTACGGCAGACGCGTGGTCTACACCTGGGCACTGCTCTGGTACTGCATCGCCACGCTGATCATGGCGTTTCAGCACACGGCCATGAGCATCGACATCTGGCGCTTCATCGCGTCCATCGGCATCGGGCTGGAGATGGTCAACATCGATACCTATGTCTCGGAACTGGCGCCGCAGGCCAAGCGGGGAACGTATTTCGCGTTGAATCAGTTCATCACCTTCAGCGCTGTGCCGGTGGTGGCCTTTCTGGGCTGGCTGCTCGTGCCGCATCAGATCGCCGGTCTCGACGGCTGGCGCTGGGTGGCCATCTTCGGGGCGCTGGGTGCCATCGTCATCTGGTTCATCCGGCTGCGGCTGCCCGAGTCGCCGCGCTGGCTGGAGGACAAGGGGCGTCATCACGCCGCCGACGCGATTCTCAGCCGCATCGAGCAACGGGTGGAGCGCGAGACCGGCCGGCCCCTGCCCGAGCCCAAAGCCTTTGTCGGCGATGTGGATCCTGTGAAGCCGCGCTGGGGCGAAATGTGGGAAGGGGTCTACCGCAAGCGCACGGTCATGCTCATCCTGTTCAACATTCTGCAGACCGTGGGCTATTACGGCTTCGCCAGTTGGGCGCCGACCTATCTCATCGCCAAGGGCTTCGATATTCCGAAATCGCTGCTGTACACCTTCATCATCGCCTTCGCCTACCCGATCTCGTCCCTCATCGGCGCCTCATTCGGCGACCGCTTCGAACGCAAATGGCTGATCGCGGTGCCCGCGCTGGGCGTGGCCCTGTTCGGGCTGCTGTTCGCGAATGCGAATGGGGCGACGGCCATCATCGTGTTCGGCATTGCGGTGGCGTTCTTCAACAACATCATGAGCTACGCCTACCACGCCTATCAGAGCGAGCTCTACCCCACTCGCATCCGCGCGCGAGCGGTGGGATTCGTCTATTCGTTCAGCCGGATCAGCGCCGTGTTCAGCGGCTTCGTGATCGCGGATCTGCTCAAGACCTCGGGCGATGTCGGCGTGTTCACCTTCATCGCCGCCGCGATGGTCGGTGTGGCGCTGGTCATCGTCATCATGGGGCCGCGGGTCACGAAGCGGCGCCTGGAAGACATCGCGCGTTAA
- a CDS encoding EAL domain-containing protein, whose amino-acid sequence MERDVFSEIAAHAGAGAPALVYQPQVSYPAGQVIGLEVLFRWRAEDAPKRHSPLMFLPQLTPAQTSELFFWVMEEAISEARVLSNWTGWNGYISVNIEADQIGDPALIEHINTTLQRYAWAPERLMVEVTERRAIPAFPSVARNVQSLRKAGVRVAMDDFGEGYASFEYLKILDPSDIKIPASFTADVTKDVRNAEIVRALVDISRRLSINVVAEGVETRECAQALHTMGLQSMQGYLFGEPRELEEWAQLLKQPGASVVQPS is encoded by the coding sequence GTGGAACGCGACGTTTTTTCTGAGATTGCCGCACATGCGGGGGCTGGGGCTCCGGCACTGGTCTATCAACCCCAGGTCAGTTACCCGGCCGGTCAAGTGATCGGGCTGGAGGTGCTGTTCCGGTGGCGTGCGGAAGACGCCCCCAAGAGGCATTCTCCGCTGATGTTTCTGCCCCAGTTGACCCCGGCGCAGACCAGCGAGCTGTTTTTCTGGGTGATGGAAGAGGCCATTTCCGAGGCCCGTGTGCTGTCCAACTGGACGGGATGGAACGGCTACATCTCGGTCAACATCGAGGCCGACCAGATCGGCGACCCGGCCCTGATCGAACACATCAACACCACGCTGCAACGCTACGCCTGGGCTCCCGAGCGGCTGATGGTCGAGGTCACCGAGCGCCGCGCCATTCCGGCCTTTCCCAGTGTCGCGCGCAATGTGCAGTCGCTGCGCAAGGCTGGCGTGCGCGTGGCCATGGACGATTTCGGCGAGGGCTATGCCTCGTTCGAATACCTCAAGATCCTCGATCCGAGCGACATCAAGATTCCCGCCAGCTTCACGGCGGATGTCACCAAGGACGTGCGCAACGCCGAGATCGTGCGCGCCCTGGTCGACATTTCGCGGCGGCTTTCGATCAACGTGGTGGCCGAGGGCGTGGAGACGCGCGAATGCGCCCAGGCCTTGCACACCATGGGCCTGCAGAGCATGCAGGGTTACCTGTTCGGCGAGCCGCGTGAACTGGAGGAATGGGCGCAGTTGCTCAAGCAGCCCGGCGCCAGCGTGGTGCAGCCTTCCTAG
- a CDS encoding M61 family metallopeptidase, whose amino-acid sequence MTQKSRPLQRPKAPRPGTQHPESSGPSYRVSIADASAHQFQVELDLADPAATGQEFWLPVWIPGSYLVREFARHVLRLQAWCGGKTVDIEKIAKNRWRVAPCDGPLLLRYTVYAFDLSVRTAYLDSQRGFFNASSLLLAAAGREALPHTVTISAPDFAPHWTLATTLPAVQCDARGFGSRRAAHYDDLIDHPVEMGDLMQIPFNAGGAAHHMVIAHATALRDTVDAKRLARDLKRICAAQIALFEPSRKRAPFDQYLFMVAPTADGYGGLEHRDSTALMCSRRSLPHPRMQAADGDYRDFLGLCSHEYFHAWNVKRIKPHAFTPYDLERENPTTLLWLFEGFTAYYDDLMVLRAGLISPQQYLDGLARTLGAVQRTPGRSVQSVAEASFDAWTKYYRPDENTANATVSYYQLGAMVALAIDLRLRRESDVTLDDVMRLLWTRYGRADAPLRAEGVAEDALPGLLKEVSGLDWRAFFRRHVHGTELPPLKARLADFGVQGSVQEDAPLDALGLAVQEQAGGWLSVQRVRNGGWAERAGLAAGDLLLTLDGERARKSVLERHHALAAKGDIWRLSWLRQDLEQQSQTPWFVMPASRVQLRLADRPQRSQRQRQSAWLGTAP is encoded by the coding sequence ATGACCCAGAAATCCCGTCCCCTTCAACGGCCCAAGGCCCCTCGCCCGGGCACGCAGCATCCTGAATCCTCCGGGCCAAGCTATCGCGTCTCGATAGCCGACGCGAGCGCGCACCAGTTCCAGGTCGAGCTCGACCTGGCGGACCCGGCGGCCACGGGACAGGAGTTCTGGCTTCCGGTGTGGATACCCGGCAGCTATCTGGTGCGCGAATTCGCCCGTCATGTGCTGCGGTTGCAGGCCTGGTGCGGCGGCAAGACCGTCGACATCGAGAAGATCGCCAAAAACCGCTGGCGCGTCGCGCCCTGCGACGGACCGCTGCTTCTGCGCTACACGGTGTACGCCTTCGATCTCTCGGTGCGGACCGCTTATCTCGACTCCCAGCGCGGTTTTTTCAACGCCAGCAGCCTGCTGCTGGCCGCAGCCGGCCGCGAGGCATTGCCGCACACCGTCACCATCAGCGCGCCTGACTTCGCACCGCACTGGACACTGGCCACCACCCTGCCTGCCGTGCAATGCGACGCCAGAGGCTTCGGCAGCCGACGTGCGGCCCATTACGACGACTTGATCGACCACCCGGTGGAAATGGGCGATCTGATGCAGATTCCCTTCAACGCCGGCGGAGCCGCCCACCACATGGTGATCGCCCATGCCACCGCCTTGCGGGACACGGTGGATGCCAAACGTCTGGCCCGCGACCTCAAGCGCATCTGCGCTGCGCAGATCGCGCTGTTCGAGCCCAGCCGCAAGCGCGCGCCCTTCGACCAATACCTCTTCATGGTGGCGCCGACGGCCGACGGCTACGGCGGCCTCGAGCACCGCGACAGCACCGCGCTGATGTGCTCCCGGCGCAGCCTGCCGCATCCGCGCATGCAGGCCGCAGACGGCGACTATCGCGATTTCCTCGGCCTTTGCAGCCACGAATACTTCCACGCCTGGAACGTCAAGCGCATCAAGCCGCACGCCTTCACGCCCTACGACCTGGAACGCGAGAACCCCACCACCCTGCTCTGGCTGTTCGAGGGCTTCACTGCCTATTACGACGACCTGATGGTGCTTCGCGCCGGGCTGATCAGCCCGCAGCAGTACCTCGACGGCCTGGCCCGCACCCTCGGCGCGGTGCAGCGCACGCCGGGCCGCTCCGTGCAGAGCGTGGCCGAGGCCAGTTTCGATGCCTGGACCAAGTACTACCGCCCCGACGAGAACACCGCCAACGCCACCGTCAGCTACTACCAGCTTGGCGCCATGGTGGCGCTGGCGATCGACCTGCGGCTGCGCCGCGAAAGCGACGTCACGCTGGACGACGTGATGCGGCTGCTGTGGACCCGCTACGGTCGTGCCGACGCCCCGCTGCGCGCCGAAGGCGTGGCCGAGGACGCCTTGCCGGGCCTGCTCAAGGAAGTGAGCGGCCTGGACTGGCGGGCTTTTTTCCGCCGCCATGTCCACGGCACCGAACTGCCGCCGCTGAAAGCCAGGCTCGCCGACTTCGGCGTGCAAGGGTCCGTCCAGGAAGACGCCCCGCTCGACGCGCTGGGGCTGGCCGTGCAGGAGCAGGCCGGCGGCTGGCTGAGCGTGCAGCGCGTGCGCAACGGCGGCTGGGCCGAACGCGCGGGGCTGGCGGCCGGCGATCTCCTGCTCACGCTCGACGGCGAGCGGGCGCGCAAATCCGTGCTCGAGCGCCATCACGCGCTGGCGGCCAAGGGCGACATCTGGCGCCTGAGCTGGCTGCGCCAGGATCTCGAGCAGCAGAGTCAGACGCCCTGGTTTGTCATGCCGGCAAGCCGGGTGCAACTGCGTCTGGCCGACAGACCCCAGCGGTCGCAGCGGCAGCGCCAGAGCGCCTGGCTGGGCACCGCGCCGTGA
- a CDS encoding enoyl-CoA hydratase → MQSADDAVILTETRGHVGLVTLNRPKQLNALNDALMDALGDALKAFDADPAIGCMVVTGSDKAFAAGADITAMAQKTFPASYTEDFITRNWEAMMQIRKPVIAAVRGFALGGGCELAMMCDLIVAADNAQFGQPEIKLGIIPGAGGTQRLTHAVGKAKAMDLVLTGRMMDAQEAERSGLVARVVPLERALIEAVAMAEAIAGYSQPSVRMAKECVNRAFESSLAEGLRFERRMFQSLFATADQKEGMAAFLEKRKPLFTHN, encoded by the coding sequence ATGCAGAGCGCAGACGACGCCGTCATCCTGACCGAAACCCGGGGCCACGTCGGCCTCGTCACCCTCAACCGCCCCAAGCAGCTCAACGCCTTGAACGACGCCCTGATGGACGCATTGGGCGACGCACTGAAGGCGTTTGACGCTGATCCGGCCATCGGCTGCATGGTCGTCACCGGCAGCGACAAGGCCTTCGCCGCAGGAGCCGACATCACCGCCATGGCGCAAAAAACGTTTCCCGCCAGCTACACCGAAGACTTCATCACGCGCAATTGGGAAGCGATGATGCAGATCCGCAAACCGGTGATTGCCGCTGTCCGCGGTTTCGCGCTGGGCGGGGGCTGCGAGCTGGCGATGATGTGCGATCTCATCGTCGCCGCCGACAACGCCCAGTTCGGCCAGCCCGAGATCAAGCTCGGCATCATTCCCGGCGCGGGCGGAACCCAGCGCCTGACACACGCCGTGGGCAAGGCCAAGGCCATGGATCTGGTGCTCACCGGCCGGATGATGGACGCGCAGGAGGCCGAACGCAGCGGCCTGGTCGCGCGGGTCGTGCCGCTGGAACGCGCACTCATTGAGGCCGTGGCCATGGCCGAAGCCATCGCCGGTTATTCGCAGCCCTCGGTGCGCATGGCCAAGGAGTGCGTGAACCGCGCATTCGAATCGTCGCTGGCCGAAGGGCTGCGTTTCGAGCGCCGCATGTTTCAGTCGCTGTTTGCCACCGCCGATCAGAAGGAAGGCATGGCCGCCTTCCTGGAAAAACGAAAACCCCTTTTCACCCACAACTGA
- the miaB gene encoding tRNA (N6-isopentenyl adenosine(37)-C2)-methylthiotransferase MiaB produces MKKVFIKTFGCQMNEYDSSKMADVLGASEGYVPAASPQEADLILLNTCSIREKAQEKVFSDLGRLRELKADNPNLLIGVGGCVASQEGEAIVKRAPYVDLVFGPQTLHRLPQLIAQRRSQGRAQVDISFPEIEKFDHLPPARVEGPSAFVSIMEGCSKYCSYCVVPYTRGEEVSRPLVDVLTEVAELATLGVREVTLLGQNVNAWRGAGEGEDFAFLLECVAEIDGIARLRYTTSHPKEFTQRLIDAYGRIPQLVNHVHLPVQHGSDRILSAMKRGYTALEFKSIVRRLRAVRPDICIGSDFIVGFPGETDADFAQLMKLIEDMQFDASFSFIFSPRPGTPAANLADDTPADVKLRRLQTLQAQIERQASAISAAMVETEQAVLIEGPSKKDPSELQGRTENNRIVHLKGDARLVGQIMPVRITTAYPHSLRGEVCVVEQEQAATA; encoded by the coding sequence ATGAAAAAGGTCTTTATCAAGACGTTCGGCTGCCAGATGAACGAGTACGACTCGTCGAAGATGGCCGATGTGCTGGGTGCCTCCGAGGGCTATGTGCCGGCCGCCTCGCCCCAGGAGGCCGATCTCATCCTGCTCAACACCTGCTCCATCCGCGAAAAGGCGCAGGAAAAGGTCTTCAGCGATCTGGGGCGCCTGCGCGAACTCAAGGCCGACAACCCGAATCTGCTCATCGGCGTGGGGGGCTGCGTGGCCAGCCAGGAAGGCGAAGCCATCGTCAAGCGCGCGCCCTACGTCGATCTGGTGTTCGGCCCGCAGACCCTGCACCGCCTGCCGCAGCTCATTGCCCAGCGCCGCTCGCAGGGGCGCGCGCAGGTCGACATCAGCTTTCCGGAAATCGAGAAGTTCGATCATCTCCCACCCGCCCGGGTGGAAGGGCCGAGCGCCTTCGTGTCCATCATGGAGGGCTGCAGCAAGTATTGCAGCTACTGCGTGGTGCCCTATACCCGGGGCGAGGAAGTCTCGCGCCCCCTGGTCGACGTGCTCACCGAGGTGGCCGAACTGGCGACGCTGGGCGTGCGCGAGGTGACGCTGCTGGGGCAGAACGTCAATGCCTGGCGCGGCGCGGGCGAAGGCGAGGATTTCGCCTTTCTGCTGGAGTGCGTGGCCGAGATCGACGGCATTGCGCGCCTTCGCTACACCACCAGCCATCCGAAGGAATTCACCCAGCGGCTGATCGATGCCTATGGCCGCATTCCCCAGCTCGTCAACCATGTGCACCTGCCGGTGCAGCATGGCAGCGACCGCATTCTGTCGGCGATGAAGCGCGGCTACACGGCGCTGGAGTTCAAGAGCATCGTGCGACGGCTGCGCGCGGTGCGCCCCGATATCTGCATCGGCTCGGACTTCATCGTCGGCTTTCCGGGCGAGACCGATGCCGACTTCGCGCAATTGATGAAGTTGATCGAGGACATGCAGTTCGACGCCAGCTTCAGTTTCATTTTCAGTCCGCGCCCCGGCACCCCGGCAGCCAATCTGGCTGATGACACCCCGGCCGACGTCAAGCTCAGGCGGCTGCAGACCCTGCAGGCCCAGATCGAGAGACAAGCCTCGGCCATCAGCGCCGCCATGGTGGAGACGGAGCAGGCCGTGCTCATCGAAGGTCCGAGCAAGAAAGATCCGTCGGAGCTGCAGGGCCGCACGGAAAACAACCGCATCGTGCATCTGAAGGGAGACGCGCGGCTGGTCGGCCAGATCATGCCCGTGCGCATCACCACGGCCTACCCGCACTCGCTGCGCGGCGAGGTTTGCGTGGTCGAACAGGAGCAGGCCGCCACGGCCTGA
- a CDS encoding D-alanyl-D-alanine carboxypeptidase family protein: MSVQSFVAACSAASLLVLSPLAQAASAPAAAPAPTATAAVPLTPMQTLLATVPPPKLDARAWLVVDLTSGQILAEHDAHAQEAPASLTKLMTAYLTFKALKEGTIKLDQKVTESKEAWQTGGSRMFIDPRVPVSVNDLLLGMIVQSGNDAAMTLAQTVGGSVSAFVAMMNRQAQQWNLKGTHFMDPTGLPDPGHHTTAYDLSIIATHIIRDFPADYARYFKVKEFTYNHITQPNRVSLLFTDPSVDGMKTGYTSEAGYCMITSAQRQFPNGPRRLLTVVMGTPTERARGDESQVLLNWAYQNFDDIVLAAPGKPVLTAPVWKGVDNKVELGSSVPVIISVPRGMGKDLQTKVVRPDPLVAPLQAGQRVGQLDISMSGKPLAVYPLEVVKAVPEAGLFGRAWDSLRLMIK; this comes from the coding sequence ATGTCCGTTCAATCGTTCGTCGCCGCGTGCAGCGCGGCCAGCCTGCTCGTCTTGTCGCCACTGGCGCAGGCCGCTTCCGCACCGGCGGCAGCGCCCGCCCCAACAGCCACGGCCGCTGTTCCGCTCACGCCGATGCAGACCCTGCTCGCCACCGTTCCCCCGCCCAAACTCGATGCCCGGGCCTGGCTGGTGGTCGACCTGACCAGCGGACAGATCCTGGCCGAGCACGACGCCCATGCCCAGGAGGCTCCTGCCTCGCTCACCAAGCTGATGACGGCCTATCTCACCTTCAAGGCCCTGAAGGAAGGCACGATCAAGCTCGATCAGAAAGTCACCGAGTCGAAGGAGGCCTGGCAGACCGGAGGGTCGCGCATGTTCATCGACCCGCGCGTGCCGGTGTCTGTCAACGACCTGCTGCTGGGCATGATCGTGCAATCGGGCAACGATGCAGCCATGACGCTGGCGCAGACAGTGGGCGGCTCGGTGAGCGCCTTTGTCGCCATGATGAACCGCCAGGCGCAGCAGTGGAATCTCAAGGGCACGCACTTCATGGACCCCACGGGTCTGCCCGATCCCGGACACCACACCACGGCTTATGACCTCTCCATCATCGCCACGCACATCATCCGCGACTTTCCGGCTGACTACGCACGCTATTTCAAGGTCAAGGAGTTCACCTACAACCACATCACCCAGCCCAACCGCGTCAGTCTGCTGTTCACCGACCCTTCCGTGGATGGCATGAAAACGGGTTACACCTCCGAAGCCGGTTACTGCATGATCACCTCGGCGCAGCGCCAGTTTCCCAACGGTCCGCGGCGGCTGCTCACCGTGGTGATGGGCACGCCGACCGAGCGGGCCCGCGGGGATGAGAGCCAGGTGCTGCTCAACTGGGCCTATCAGAACTTCGACGACATCGTGCTGGCCGCACCCGGCAAGCCGGTGTTGACCGCGCCGGTCTGGAAGGGTGTGGACAACAAGGTCGAACTGGGCTCTTCGGTGCCGGTGATCATTTCCGTGCCGCGTGGCATGGGCAAGGATCTGCAGACCAAGGTGGTGCGGCCCGATCCGCTGGTGGCGCCGCTGCAGGCCGGGCAGCGCGTTGGCCAGCTGGACATCAGCATGAGCGGCAAGCCGCTGGCGGTCTATCCGCTGGAAGTCGTCAAGGCCGTACCCGAGGCCGGTCTGTTCGGCCGCGCCTGGGACAGCCTGCGTCTGATGATCAAGTAA